TGTGCCAGAGGCGAGCCGTTTCAGAAGTTCTTCGCAATCTGATTTCAAATCTACTTTCCTTCTACAAtcttcttgtttgtttgttttttttttcttgtggaGGGAGGAGACAGTTGGGAGGGGAAAGGTGGTTTTGTTCCTCGAAATTAAACggtaaaatgaaaaaagcagcTTCTAGCAATTAGCTAACAGGATTTAGCAGCTAAACGTACAACTTATGGTTCTGTCACATCTTGCATTATTCCGTTCGTATTGTTAGCACAGAACACCAAAAGTTAAAATTGACGAAGCAAATTATAAGGCTTGTCAAATTGAATGATGTACCTGTCTAAAAAGTTAGAAACGAAGCACGGTACCGAGCAGTAAACAGGCAAAGaggtttatttttttaaaacctctcgtagctgatcaagataaaaattcaaaaggctctttagaattttttttttaatgacgtCAAGTGCAACCCAAGTGCAATAAAGGCCTTTCATTAGGAAAAGAAGCCTTCGGGCTCTGTTGATACGAGACGACAAAAAATCGTATCACTCCTCGTCAGCGATTCAAGCATGAGAAGCTGTTACTTTTCCGTTCGACTTTTGCCTTTGGTTGGCTTGTGTTGAAAACAAGACGTACGCTGTTCAAGGTTAGAGAAATTCACCTTGTCTCACTATATTTCAAGGAAGGCAAGCTTTGAAAATGTTGCTAAACAGCTCAAAGTGTTGAAGGTGTTCAAAGCAAATATTATGAAGGATTCATATAAAACTGAAACTGTTGGGAGAAAACAGAATTAAACCATTCTTAGTtgaaattacaaagaaaaagcAATAACTGAAATGTAGAAAcgtattttttcttcaaatttagtAAGCTTTTTCGCTCCTGCAACACCATGCATTCATATCAAATACCTCCTGATGCATCTTCAGTCAAATGAAGTCTATGGCGTTTTTCTTTAGTTACACTGTGCCAGAGGCGAGCCGTTTccgaaataataatttttttgcacTCTGATTTCACATTAAGTTTtattcctttcccttttttggGAGATCGTTAAACGGtcaaataaaaagaaacccAGTTTTTACCAATTAGCTAATAGCATTTAGCAGCCAAAGTTACGACTAATGGCACTGTTAATGACAAGTTTCCAATTTGCAATTCATTTGTGCAACATAAACGTTTTGTCCTAAATTGTACTCTATGAGTTGACGAGCAGACAACGCTGACCCATAGTAGCCACCTTATTTTTTGCTAGAAAGTACCCAAGTACTCTCATTTTAATGCCCTCTAAAAACACCCTTACCTCAAGTtcctcggttttttttttcctggaagGAATTGCTCGCGgctcttgtttttttaaaacaggagcagtagaataatttctttgtctaAGGCTTGATTAAATACTGCTTTTCAATTTACGATCCGCTTAAATACTTGGTTGATGATTAGCATTAATTGAAGAAATGTCTGCAAAGGTAATCATCACTGAATTGAACAAGACTACGGTACGGATAGTGTTATCACATGCTTTCCTTCGTCCACCCCATAAAAGTGAAATGCAATTACTGTTTTGTTCTTGACTACGAAAGTGTCACTGACAAAATCTTTGCTAGCTTAcattgaatatgagactaatgaaatccaaactgctcttttaacaaaaaaaaaaaaaagaaaaaagaaagaaggaaaaaataaacacaTTGTTTccaaaatgaaaacatgaacGCACTACTGTCTTCAAACTAGGACaataaactccttgaatttgagAATGAAAAATGACTAGATTCTCTCTGAAACTGTGAAACTTCACCATGTTTCAAATCTTACCAATAGTCATACACTGAACGCAACATATGGTACAAGAGTGAAAGCACCTGCATACGTTCgtgctctaaaatacaaagttTTCGTCTTAAGTTTAAAATGAGGGCatttattccattttttttttctgtttctccAATGTTCCTTGTTTTTCTTCCGTAGAACACTATTCtgaagttttgttttcacaaCATACATGTTAACAtcctaataatatacatgaaaaaaaacaaaaacaaaaaaaacaactaaactcgattctgattggctgagagcaatgcagttcaagtgtaacacagtgcaaaaagtgtaatataccagtgcaaaaagtgtattACCactgcaaaatcacatcgaaaTTCGGGAGTATGCTTGGCGAATACACAATAGGGGTGgtcaaaaccaatcaaaacttttGTTTCCAGGTCAAGCGCGAGTCCTGGATGACGCaatttatggcgcaatttttctttgattgcgtgaaacgcgtgcgtttcttctgcttaaccatcttaaatttttttcatgtacacTTTTaataaaggcctggccaaacgctcgcaacaactcggaacattgttgcatgatgttgtgaCATAtgttgaacgggctggccaaacacacgcaacattttcaacattttcaacgctacatgtcgatgtttatgtgccccaggcccctggagCGCAGaaagtggacctagcgcgcataCCCTACTGCCACACTGTTTCGTGAACGtcgccaaacgagtacaacatcatgcagcaTCCAAAATGTTGCGCGAAAagtttgaccgttttcaaatttgatccaacatcatccaacatcatccaacatgttgtaACATATTGCAACATATCTTTACAGAGTGGCCAAACATAAGCAACATGTTGTGcctcaacaatgttgcaagatgttgcgttgaaatgctGCGAGCGTTTGGCGAAGCCTTAAggaatcacatgatttttctcctgcactttggaaaaaataagcacttgtaaattttttcaaagaatacAAATTGCTCGCGCAATTTTTGTcggctttgaaaaaatttactcgtgcttatttattccaaattgataATGGTAGTAGGACTGAGtagagtccaatttggtctgtaatcatacaagTGATTGCCAAAATCGGACGACGGCATAGCGGGAGTCCGATATATTTAATCACGAAtgtgattacagaccgaattggatgacacgaagtcctgttaccaattaatcataaccaatACAATTTGTAAGAAACCAAAATTAATGTACCcatttttcactgtctaatgttacaaattcgtccactttggaaaatccccagtttggtaggggaaatggttgttgctatggttattgtgataaattatATTATTGGTAAATTAAGCTAAGTGCACTTAATATGTTGACTGATGTAACTGTCCaatttcaggtatccgattacGGCCAACTGCCCGATTTCATTCTCTGATTTCAaacctacacaataattagtgcaaaataaagcagttaatgcagcaatcaaatttgagaaaattgtaatggttatgattacaCTCGAAATCGTGTGATTACCTATGCACACTTAGGGTCGCTGAATGTAAATTGCGGTCCGATATTATTATAATTCATAGCccgaaacttgaaaaagcagAAAAGCCGTATTCTAGAGAACGAAGCGAGGAAAAGAGGTGGTTAACATATCTCCTATATTATTACACAACGTTAACTACGCCTTTATTTGAAGCAACGAGAGCAAACTTTTAAATCTGAGAGGATCGTCCTGTTAACGTTGAATACAGTCCGTTAAATCGACCAATCGCAGCAAGAGTACTAGCTTGGATAtgataaaacaaataattctTCCGTTGCATTATTAGCACAGAACACCAAAAGTTACAATTTTGGGAGCAAATTATGAGGTTTGTCAATCTGAATGATAAGTTTGTCTAACCATGCACGTGATAACATTGTGAAAAAAACTCAAAACAAGACTTCTTGAATTCATGATCGTCACTCAATCCAAATTTTGTGCGAAATTTTATGTGAAATTCATGACGAAAGGGCCCGCGTAATGACAAATATCAGGAATATCGCATTTGCACTTCCAGAACGACTTTTCtctttaagaaacaacaggaatgTACGTACAATAATTTGTATAAAATGCTTGAAACTTAGCTCAGTAGGTAAAACACTTAAAATCGGCATCAATTGCACGTCCCGGCACTAGAAAAAAAATGCACGGAatttcgtgctgcacgtgcagcacgattatttttcattttttaaccaatgatattcttgctttgtggcgttgtcgttgccgtagacgtcttctttgcttaaactccctaattataGAGAATTCTactgtttgggatttaaaatAGTGGTCGTTGGCCTTATTAACGAGTGAGCGCTTTAACGAAGGTGTTCTAGAATGTATGGCCGTTTTGACGGGCCAAAAAAAGGTGGCCCCAATAACGAGGTGACCGTATTACCGAGGCCGGTGGCCGAAAGGCGGGGTCCCACTGTATTTATAACAAAGAGGGGTGAACGGCTTTTCCTGTAAGCCATGCAGCTGGATTCAGTGTTATTAAatgacgaaaagaaaaaaaaattgaaaaagaaaactgtgCAGGGAAAACGTTTTGGACTAAAAACTTGTTTTATACTGATTCAACTTCCAATTATGTCATTTAAACCATTcgtttatagattttactcataGTGCCTGCAACAAACGTTCTGTGACGTTTTTTCGACCACGGGATGGTGAGTACTTAAAAGGTCACGTTTTTATGAATATCGTCCTCGACAAATACGCTAAACCCTGTGAGCAAGAATGCCTTATGGATCCAAAATGTGTTTCCATAAACATTGGCCCAACAATGGAGGACAAAACGATTTGTGAGCTAAGTGATTCTGATCATTACCAGCACCCCGAAGATCTCGAGTCAAGACCCAAGTGGACATACAGATTTACAgaggtaaaataattttgttaaaCAAGTTTAACGATGTTGGATAAATATTTAATTAAACAAGTGGTATAAGCGTGCTTACTCCGAAGTTTTCCTGCTTAGAGCACAAGTAATTTACATAACAACTAAGCTAGCTAACATATCTACTTGCGTTTAGCAAtccttcaaaataaaatttttaagtGATTTTAAAACTCTGAgaagtggctcagttggttgagcatctgGCTGTCATGCgtgaggtcgcgggttcgaaccccggccggattaacactcaggatcttaaaataactgaggagaaagtgctacctttgtaatttcatctgcaaatggttagactttcaagtcttctcggataaggactataaaccgtaggccccgtctcacaaataccttctatgttcataaatttcctgtgggacgttaaagaacccacacaccatTCGATAACagtaggggatgtagtccccggtgttgtggctgtcctgttgtCTCCAGCAGAAGTATCCGGCTTggcgtgatgtctctaaaatggcttacggtgtatgaggccacctaagcagaaacagccataagccaaaaagggactttgccgagtgctggaacatgtagatatagatgtagatgtagataaATTTTTCCTGTTTACTTGCCAAAACTGCAAAGCTAATGGTCGAAACAGTCgttacttttgattttgttcatacgaaatgattttttgtttgtttgaaagAGTCTTTCTTAGCTTCTGAAAAGGTCTCTGATAAGGCTCCGAGACTGGGAGAAACTCGTGGTCGAGCGGGAACTGCCGTGTTCAATTGCAAGTTAAGGAAACTGggatttaaggaggctcgaaatagtttctcctttattgaaacaaataaacatattctgtttgTAGCTACAGTTTGGATAATCATATCAGGACAAAATTTGGCCAaggtattaagtacctatcatagatttctcacattacattttcctctaaaataacgttaccatggcaacgatataaggcatttctttaaaccttaaaatcaagatatattgttttttgtgaaaaaaaagggacggtgaaatcttcccattcagcgttaacagataatgttagaaataatctctaagatatttaaaattcaaaaaattctgtatgtcagtttttcagaaaaataagttttttgaaatgtgtcgctaatttcttttttcacctacagattttttttaaatttgaaagacaaacgttttaaattaagaaCTGCTAACATgcataaaagtaaaaaaagtcaCCGTCCGGAAGTAAAGATGTAAGCGAGTAacgttgcaaaatcaggaaaaatgaaggggttacaagatcgcaattacgcatgcgtcacccgctcattagAGTGCACGCACgtgaagctacaggccaactCAAACGGATTTAAGCGAGCATTAAACGGTGTGTGTACAATTTTCCgtgttttcgtgaataggagatggcTATTTATTTTCCATATGtgtaggaattagaagaaaaggtgagcgaaattagcggtatttgtttatttttggtgACCCACTTTGAATCGTGAGCTGACGAGAGTaacttttagaattgcgtgtgtggcttacgcgcgcgccgCGGCGCGCTCaactgaaaaccctttcgagcctccttaaacatGTTCTAATAATGGAAGTCAGTGAGTGGTCAAAATGCAGTACCATGACTCCTAAGAAGAGAATTAGTCTAATTTAGTGACATCTCTTAACATGTTACAGATTATTAATAGCATGGCATAGCTTACCAGCCTacataacatagtttttatgtCACTGACTCGGGCCCTACAACAGGATGTATTGATGACATGCACTGTTTCTCCCTCCATTGTCTATTTGATATCCCTGAACAGGAGTAGGCAAGGTTATGTAGTGGGTAGAAGTATGGATTTGCTTCGTCCGTAATTTACTTCTCCATATTTTCTCAGAATCCTTGCAGCAGTAATCCTTGCCTCAACGGCGGAAAATGTTTTATGGGTTATACTGACAAGAAGTACGTATGTGATTGTTTGTCAGGATCTACAGGAGAACATTGTGAAAAAGGTAGACATGAGAAACTTTTTGCTTCTATTTGCTGTTCGTTGTTATGGGAGGGTACGGTAGATTAGAGACAGTCGAGAGGATACAAAACATGCTGAAACAGTGTCGACTTTGAGTGGATGATAAAAACACAACTTGGGACTTCTAAAAGGACTTCGATAGAAATTCCTTTTACCCAGAAAGGTCAGATCTTTGATCTAATGTATCCTTTGCCCAATTTCCCCGCACAGGACCGCTTTCGGTAGAAGACAATCTAAATAAGAGAAGTGTATCCAAAATGGTGAATTTTCCAAAGTACTATTAGCTAACACCGTGGCCccaattttagaaaattaaaaaaaaattgaaaaaacgtGGACCCAAAACTTTGTCTCTCACGCCTTGCCCTAATATTTCACACTTCCCTTTCGAAAATCCGGTCAAACCTTAATGTTGTTTTGCCATCAGATATGGCTTAAATACAGAcgtttgatgaattattgtaAACCTCCCCGAAGAAGTCTACGTTACCTAGACGAAACGCGTCGGAGAATAAAtgagttttacaaatacagttCGCAGAGTGCTGCTCCCGAGTTTAGttttttcaactttctttttttttcaattgcggGTGCGATGGAGAAGGGACAATCGTAATTTTCCATTTATTTTGTGCTCAGAAAAGAAAACAGGAAGAAAACAGGGAGGATtaataccagacaattttaaattaaacaaaacgtGATTCCACTTTTAATTCTCTTATTGGCGATTTGATTCCTCTGCTGTAAAAAATCACTAAATggtcattttctttgtttcagttcATCCTCGTGTGTCACTCAATCCGGGACCCCTTTACGCGATTGAAGGAAGCAATGTCACCTTTCCGCCCTGTAACGTGACTGGCCAACCTCCACCAAAGGTTATTTGGAAAAACGCAACCGTTCAGTTATCCAAGAGTTGGAGGGTGTGGTACAACGACAGCTTGATGCAAATTTTACAAGTTCGTAAAGAAGACTCGGGTTTTTACATTTGTtcagcaaaaaatattttggggagCGTTGAGAAGAAAACGTCGCTGGTGGTGGTTTCTCCTCCACAGTTCACTGTAAAACCCCCCTCCAAGATTATTGGTATTTTGGGCTCCAGTATGACGCTGAATTGCAGCGCTACTGGTGATCCTAAACCAACCATCATCTGGAGAAAACAAGGAGGTCAGATACCAGTTGGGCGGAGACTGCAGATAAATGGTGCGTTAGTTCTTACAAATCTAACACTGAATGACACAGGAAATTACTCTTGCGTTATTACAAGTGCCAGTCTGATTCAAGAAATAGAAACTGTGACAAGTTTGGAAGTAAATGGTGAGTTGATTTTAAAAGTTATGTCACATCTAAATGAAAATACCATGCCAACATAAAATTAAGGTTTCCATTCCGCGATAAATAATTCtgaattttattattaataaagtGAAGCAGAAAGTTGGACCGGTGTGGAGAAGTGGGTTCTGCGAAAACCTCTGTTCAGAGCACAGAAGTTGCAATTGGTTCGAATAATTTCCCGAAGTACGTCAAATCCACGTTCCAGAATGCCTGCACTGATAAAATACATCCTCAGAAATTGTCAGTGGATGCTTTTAAAGATGTTTATGACGTCGTTGTTTATTACAGAATTGTCCACCCAAGCCAGCAGGCTAACACCCACTGTTATCCTGGCTAAGAAGGCAAGAAAAGCGCCCCTCAGGGCCATGAGTGTTGAACGACTTGAATTAACGCCTTTCTGGGATTAAGACAGACTTAAGAGATTTGGGCGACACTGAACACATCCGGTGCAATAATTCTGTAAGACAGTGTTAATGTACTTTGGTGGTTGCGTAATGCTAGCCGACGATTCAAACTATCTGATTTATTCCTAAGAGTCTCcctagtttattttttttcaaatttttaactttttttaaaactgcGGGTGTGGTGGAGAAGGGATAGTTgtaatttttcatttattttgtgtTCAGAAAAGAAAACAGGAAGAAAACAGGGAGGATtaataccagacaattttaaattaaacgaaACGTGATTCCACGTTTAATTCTCTTTTTGACGATTTGATTCCTCTGCTGTAAAAAATCACTGAATggtcattttctttgtttcagttcATCCTCGTGTGTCACTCAATCCGGGACCCCTTTACGCGATTGAAGGAAACAATGTCACCTTTCCAATCTGTAACGTGACTGGCCAACCTCCACCAAAGGTTATTTGGAAAAACGCAACCGTTCAGTTATCCAAGAGTTGGAGGGTATGGTACAACGACAGCTTGATGCAAATTTTACAAGTTCGTAAAGAAGACTCGGGTTTTTACATTTGTtcagcaaaaaatattttggggagCGTAGAGAAGAAAACGTCGCTGGTGGTGGTTTCTCCTCCACAGTTCACTGTAAAACCCCCCTCCAAGGTTGTTGTGATTTTGGGCTGCAATGTGAGGCTGAATTGCAGCGCTATTGGTGATCCTGAACCAACAATCATCTGGAGAAAACAAGGAGGTCAGATACCAGTTGGGCGGAGACTGAAGATAAATGGTGCGTTAGTTCTTACAAATCTAACGCTGAATGACACAGGAAATTACTCTTGCGTTATTACAAATGCCAGTCTGATTCAAGAAATAGAAACTGTGACAAGTTTGGAAGTAAATGAAAATGGTGAGTCGATTTTAAGAGTTGTGTTATATCTAAATGAATATACCATGCCAACATAAAATTAAGGTTTCCATTCCGCGATTAACACTTTTGAATTTCATCATTAATTAAGTGAAGGAGAAAGTTGGGGGGTGGAGAAGTGGGTTCTACGAAAAACTCTGTTGCACAGAAGTTGCAATCGGTTCGAATAATTTCCCGAAGTACGTCAAATCCACGTTCCAGAATGCCTTCACTGATCAAATACATCTTCAGACATTCTCAGTGGATGCTTTCTAAGATGTTTATGATGTCGTTGTTTATTACAGAATTGTCCACCAAAGCCAGCGGGCTAACATCCAGTGTTATCCTAGCTAAGAAGGCAAGAAAAGCGCCCCTCAGGGCCATGAGTGTTGAACGACTTGAATTAACGTCTAACTGGGATTGGGACAGACTTAAGAGATTTTAGCAACACTGAACATGTCCGGTGCAATAATTTTGTCAGACAATGTTAATGTACTTTGGTGGTTGCGTAATGCTAGCCTACGATTCAAACTATCTGATTTGTTCCTAAGAGTCGCTGAAATTCAACGTGTATCTAGATCTGGTTCTGAGGATCCGAGTTACAGTCTTATTCTCCATTAAGTCCAGCCCTTTTCACCGGCGTGGAGAAATTAGGTCCCAACCACGCTTGGATTTTCTTCGAAAAACTATGCCGAACAGAAGTTGCCTGTGGTTGAAACTGCCCGAAGTACACCAAATCCGCGTTCCACAATGCCTGCACAGATGAAATACACCCTCAGACCTGGGTGAATACTGTCCACAATGTTTATGATGCCGTTGCTATCACAGATAAATGGAAAAGTTGCAAATGGTTCGATGATAATTGCCCAAAGTACATGACATCCGCGTTCCACAATGACagcacaaaagaaaaacatcttcAAACCTTCTTGAATGCTTTCCAAGATCACAGTTTCTGATGTCGTTGTTTATTACAGAATCGTCCACCCAAGCCAGCGGGCTAACACCCATTGTTATCCTGGCTAAGAAGGCAAGAAAAGCACCCCTCAGGGCCATGAGTGTTAAACGACTTGAATTAACGCCTTTCTGGGATTAAGACAGACTTAAGAGATTTCAGTAACACTGAACACATCCGGTGCAATAATTTTGTCAGACAGTGTTAATGTACTTTGGTGGTTGCGTAATGCTAGCCGACGATTCAAATTATCTGATTTGTTCCTGAGTCTCTGAAATTCAACGTATATTTGGTTCTGAGCATCAGAGTTACAGTCTTATTCTCCAGGAAGTCCAGCCCTTTTCACCGGCGTTGAGAAATTAGGTCGCAATTACGCTTGGATTTTCTGCCTGTGGTTGAAATAACTTCCCGAAGTACACCAAATCTGCGTTTCACAATGCCTGCACAGATGACATACACCTTCAGACCTGCGTGAATACTGTCCACGATGTTTATGATGCCGTTCTTTATCACTGAAGTGTCCACCCAAGCGGGCTAACACCCCGTGTTATCGTAGTTGCAAGCGAGAAAAGGGCCTCTCAGGGCCATGAGCGTTCAACTTCTTGAACTAAGGAACGTCTTTTTGGGTTTGAGACAGACTGATGAGGTTTTAACAACAAATGAACACATCCGGTGCAATGCTGTGGTCAGACAATGTTGATGCGTAATGCTAACCCTAACCGACGATTCTAACTATCTAATTCTGTTtcgttgcaaaaagtaaaaaaaagaaatccaacTTTTATCTAGTTCTGAGCATCATTCAGAGTTACCGACTTATTCTTCTTTAAATCCAGCCCATTTTCACGTTTTATAAAACTTTGACTTAACTGTccgccaaaacattttcaaagggggatttatttacctttttttacgtttatttgCTCACAGCTATCAAGAAGAATAAGAACTGTCAGACGTGCTTACAATGAGCTTGTAACTAAGTCAGAATCACCTAGTAAAACACTTCATACAAGTTGAAACTGTTTGCTGTTGATCAGTGAAGATTTGATAGTTTCGTAAGGAGCCGGGGCTTGAAgactttcaacattgtttattTGCCATTTGCATCGCTCTCCCCTTTTTCGCTATCGGTGTCAAGTCTTCACTCTCCTGTCCCTCGCGTAAGAGACGAGTAGATGGCCTCGTCCTATGTACCGTCCAAGGCGTTTGAGATTCCACAGGTCTTCTGCGGGATTCAACAGCTCAATCTCCGCCTGGTTCTCTTGCAATGTCTCACTCATCCATGGAACAAAAAGATTTCTGGACAGCACCATTTTCGTCCCAGTGGGAGTGTACGTATATCCGAACTGGGTCGCTGATCATGTACGCCGAAGGGCGAAGGGCTTGTTCACTTAACGAGCGGCTGGAATTAACAGGAATTTTCGTTTTCGTTCGAGTCGATGAGTTAAAGTTTGCGCTTTACCAGAATGtgacatttacattgttttgaatttgtttggtTTAGTTTCTATGTTCAAAGTTTACGAacagtttcaagttttaataataTCGGAAAATCAATGGTGTTGAGGTTAATGGTCCAAACAAACCTGTTCTCATTAGCACTTAATGATTATCAATTCAACCGGAATTTGCATCTCTTTTCTTTATTTGtaaacatattttgttctttaagaTGTTCGCATTTAAATTTGAATAATGACAAAGTAGTTTCGCATCTCGCTGCACGAAATAATTTCAAGAATTTTAATCACAGCTCACTGTTCCTCTTCAACTATGGCGCGCCTTTCCAGTCAATATTTATTGTGTAATGCATCTATTACATTTCTGTGCcgttatttttatttcctttctttatgtttttttattttgctttgatatATTTTCTATCTCTTTCCATTAATTGAAATATAAGTGTTAGGCAcatttttttgttctctttattttatATTCGTTTTATATGTGTATTTATATTTGTGCTGTATTTTGTTTCGTTCTAATTAAGTATGCAACATGTGATCGCATTACATTGTTCATACTtaccttacttttttttttagcggGCGCTCTCAGCTCATCCAATATTCTTGACAACCTCGATGGCAAGTACCTCAACAAGTTGAATTGTTTCCTAGCCCCAGTCCTCCAGAGTCCATCCCACAGCAGGTTTGTGAAGTGTTGGAGCGCTAAGACAGATGGCTGGGCAGCATCCACCTTCCACAGCAACTGTGATGGAAAGGGTCCCACTGTTACAATAATCGAAGTTGGCAGCTACATATTTGGTGGATACACTGACGCATCTTGGTCCACCCCTCCTAACGGTAAGActtctttgtttatttatgtTTATTTAAAGGGGTAGTGTCACATTATTGTTCTCTTAGTCCGATCAGTCAAAGAGCATATTTGTATCAATGAGAAACTGGGGGTCCATTGTTACAATAATCGAAGTTGGCAGCTACATATTTGGTGGATACACTGACGTATCCTAGTTGAGTAAGTAATAGAAGATTAGTCTGTGCATACTATTCAAATGGTGACAATTACTTCTCGCTTTAacgctttttttcaaaattttactcATTTCCTGAAGTTTTAGGCCTGAGGAAATTATTGCAAGATTCGTAATATAAATACCTTACCTCATATAATTCAACAACTGAATTTACTTAAATATGTGAAATAGAAAAACCACAACCCACTAAAACGCGACACTAAGCAACAATCTTTCCTGGAGCACACTCTTAGACCAATAAAAGTGTCACCAAAACAACACCATGACTTGTTTTTTACCAGCCAATGTCTTTACTCTTTAAATAAGCGTGACGTTCTGCTTCATACCTAAATATTATTTTGACCTCAATTCGTTGTATAAGTTGAGTTAATTTAATTCTTCTGCAGTCCCATATGTAGAATTTTCCAATCTCAATAAAATAATGAAGGAGGATGTAAAAGGGCATTGTGATGAAATTTAACATTCCTACCACAAAATCTTGAAGAAAAACCAATATGATTCAGACTAAAAGGACTTAACATGAGGGTACAAATAGAGAAGAGTGTCGGAGGCAACCACGCAAAAACTGTATAGATTGTTTTCTAAAACTGTGTTCAACTTAAAATTTGTATAGAGTACTTTGAAACTGTACCCAAAGGGCTTTTCCTGTGATTCCGGCAAAACAGAGTGAGAAAGAATAAATATCTTATCCTGTGACAAATTCTTATCGAATTAAATTCACTGTATGTTATAGGGAATTCGAACTTGTTACCGAGCGATTGGCAGACTATATAATAGTCTTTGAACT
The genomic region above belongs to Montipora capricornis isolate CH-2021 chromosome 8, ASM3666992v2, whole genome shotgun sequence and contains:
- the LOC138014493 gene encoding peroxidasin homolog translates to MMSCYFSVRGLAIFFWLWLACVENKTYAVRDFTHSACNKRSVTFFRPRDGEYLKGHVFMNIVLDKYAKPCEQECLMDPKCVSINIGPTMEDKTICELSDSDHYQHPEDLESRPKWTYRFTENPCSSNPCLNGGKCFMGYTDKKYVCDCLSGSTGEHCEKVHPRVSLNPGPLYAIEGSNVTFPPCNVTGQPPPKVIWKNATVQLSKSWRVWYNDSLMQILQVRKEDSGFYICSAKNILGSVEKKTSLVVVSPPQFTVKPPSKIIGILGSSMTLNCSATGDPKPTIIWRKQGGQIPVGRRLQINGALVLTNLTLNDTGNYSCVITSASLIQEIETVTSLEVNVHPRVSLNPGPLYAIEGNNVTFPICNVTGQPPPKVIWKNATVQLSKSWRVWYNDSLMQILQVRKEDSGFYICSAKNILGSVEKKTSLVVVSPPQFTVKPPSKVVVILGCNVRLNCSAIGDPEPTIIWRKQGGQIPVGRRLKINGALVLTNLTLNDTGNYSCVITNASLIQEIETVTSLEVNENAGALSSSNILDNLDGKYLNKLNCFLAPVLQSPSHSRFVKCWSAKTDGWAASTFHSNCDGKGPTVTIIEVGSYIFGGYTDASWSTPPNGSCGYVSSSKSFIYSLYNINGYAPVKLEVTSGSQTHAIYRCSSHGPTFGCGHDIRISNNAASNRNSYTHCGSCYPLPPGYSSSRNYCRFYAGGGSFKFTPTDVEVFYETTT